Proteins from a genomic interval of Candidatus Polarisedimenticolia bacterium:
- a CDS encoding sigma-70 family RNA polymerase sigma factor — MDPAELKRFERTFLPHMSAAYNLARWLTRSDQDAQDVVQEAYLRAVRFFGGFRGGNSKAWLLSIVRNAGYTWLQRSQAHGTTVSFDEQLHDVEDRSQGPEMELLQRATRQDLLAALEALPVEFRETLVLRELEGLSYKEIAEVGGLPIGTVMSRLARARRILGQVLSERGTKED; from the coding sequence ATGGACCCGGCCGAGCTGAAAAGGTTCGAGCGCACCTTCCTGCCCCACATGAGCGCCGCCTACAACCTGGCGCGCTGGCTGACCCGCAGCGATCAAGATGCCCAAGACGTCGTCCAGGAAGCCTACCTGCGTGCCGTCCGCTTCTTCGGAGGATTCCGCGGCGGCAACAGCAAAGCGTGGCTCCTGTCCATCGTGCGCAATGCGGGTTACACCTGGCTGCAGCGATCCCAGGCGCATGGAACCACCGTTTCCTTCGATGAGCAGCTGCATGACGTCGAGGACAGGAGCCAGGGTCCCGAGATGGAGCTGCTCCAGAGGGCCACGCGGCAGGATCTTCTGGCGGCGCTCGAAGCCCTCCCGGTGGAGTTCCGGGAAACCCTGGTCCTGCGCGAGCTTGAGGGGCTGAGCTACAAGGAGATCGCAGAGGTCGGCGGACTGCCGATCGGAACGGTCATGTCGCGCCTGGCCCGCGCCCGGCGGATTTTGGGGCAGGTCTTGAGCGAGCGTGGTACGAAGGAGGATTGA